A genomic region of Conger conger chromosome 6, fConCon1.1, whole genome shotgun sequence contains the following coding sequences:
- the ppfibp2a gene encoding liprin-beta-2 isoform X2, which yields MDCDIDFYKHFTWLKKVDLQLPVNNETYQERLSRLEGDKESLVLQVSVLTEQVEAQGEKIRDLESSLDEHQHKLSCTEEMLQEELLSRTSLETEKLDLVDEVSHLKLKLVGMEDPPSEGDSKQHKAECVVNLISELQEQMCKFQLEISSRIQEKRALEKQATDISLQEAHLSPSPDLGSPEDRCRCRDENGLLTELKELKIKVDALQEEKFQYEKKLKATKAEISKLQQLLADKDAEITCLQRQLSTRGPASAVSPEKDQEMQRLRIGMETLQAENQEKGRRIDELTFLLSQYRKAKEVPHNQVSGARILSANSRDTPQSEMSSTGSSPLLVSSASFQKELDSSFRMSPSNTSTQNGQRMPPRTLSSSLEDLQSGSRKKHAVEEPVEPVVSAETPQINDSDKCQTLPGKVSRPFQNGKREKHSTPIQKSPNQSFALRKAEKMEETTFSDPSLPSAGIDSKQQSPATPDNRKQHKGLHKFWGKVRRSPSGFVPMDDLEPGEFLRGGVRATASPRLTLTGDASSIRDMNTPFSMWTKEQVCGWLEDYGLGQYVNLARLWVNTGQTLLSATPQQLEKEMGVKHPLHRKKLQLALRSFNSKVIEKSSELDHIWVTRWLDDIGLPQYKDQFNEGRVDGRMIQYLTVNNLLFLKVTSQLHHLSIKCAIHVLHLNKFNPHCLRRRPGDENKTSPAEVAQWSNHRVMEWLRSVDLAEYAPNLRGSGVHGGLIILEPRFNSETLAMLLNIPTQKTLLRRHLATNFSSLVGPQAQQEKRECLGTSGYTPLTTTAKVRPKKLGFTSFGHLRRKKLDDSTDYICPLDTPLQPLNGAVQSFSGFRGLSPILDKDREKKDQVGQKSGRHPASGHRS from the exons ATGGACTGTGATATTGATTTTTACAAGCATTTCACTTGGCTTAAAAAG GTAGACCTCCAGCTGCCAGTGAACAATGAGACTTATCAAGAGCGCCTGTCACGTTTAGAGGGTGACAAAGAGTCACTGGTTCTTCAGGTGAG CGTACTCACAGAGCAGGTGGAGGCTCAGGGGGAGAAGATCCGGGACCTGGAGAGCTCTCTGGATGAGCACCAACACAAGCTCAGCTGCACTGAGGAAATGCTACAGGAG GAGCTGCTCAGTCGGACGTCGTTGGAGACGGAGAAGCTGGATCTCGTGGATGAGGTTTCCCATCTGAAGCTGAAGCTCGTGGGCATGGAGGACCCTCCTAGCGAAGGAGACAGCAAGCAGCACAAAGCCGAG TGTGTAGTCAATCTGATCAGTGAGCTCCAGGAGCAGATGTGTAAGTTTCAGCTGGAGATCAGTAGCAGGATCCAGGAGAAAAGGGCCCTGGAAAAGCAGGCCACTGACATTAGCCTGCAGGAAGCCCACCTGAGCCCAAGCCCTGACCTCGGCAGTCCTGAGGACCGCTGTCGCTGTAGAGATGAGAAC GGCCTTTTGACAGAATTAAAAGAGCTGAAGATTAAAGTTGATGCTCTGCAAGAGGAGAAATTTCAGTATGAGAAGAAACTGAAGGCTACGAAG GCAGAAATCTCAAAGCTGCAGCAGCTTCTGGCTGATAAAGATGCAGAAATCACCTGTCTGCAGAGGCAACTCTCAACAAGAGGCCCTGCATCCGCCGTCAGCCCGGAGAAAG atcaGGAAATGCAGAGGTTGAGAATAGGAATGGAGACATTGCAAGCAGAAAATCAAGAAAAG GGTCGTCGTATTGATGAGCTTACATTCCTTTTAAGCCAGTACAGAAAGGCTAAAGAAGTCCCACATAATCAAG TCTCTGGTGCAAGGATTCTCTCTGCCAACAGCCGTGACACGCCGCAATCAGAG ATGTCCTCCACGGGTTCCTCTCCCTTACTGGTCTCCTCAGCATCCTTTCAGAAGGAGTTAGACTCCAG CTTCAGGATGTCCCCTagcaacacaagcacacagaacGGACAACG gATGCCACCAAGGACACTATCAAGTAGTTTGGAGGATTTACAGAGTGGATCAAGGAAAAAG CATGCAGTGGAGGAACCAGTAGAACCTGTTGTGTCAGCAGAG ACTCCACAAATCAATGACAGTGACAAGTGCCAAACCTTGCCAGGAAAGGTATCCAGACCCTTTCAAAacggaaagagagaaaaacactcaacaccaaTTCAGAAGTCTCCCAATCAGAGCTTTGCCCTAA GAAAGGCAGAGAAGATGGAGGAGACCACTTTCTCTGACCCCTCTCTGCCTTCGGCCGGCATTGATTCAAAGCAGCAGTCTCCAGCCACTCCTGACAACCGGAAGCAACATAAGGGACTCCACAAGTTCTGGGGGAA GGTTAGGAGGAGTCCTTCAGGATTTGTGCCGATGGATGACCTGGAGCCCGGGGAGTtcctgagggggggggtgcgAGCCACAGCGAGCCCACGTCTGACCCTAACCGGCGACGCAAGTTCAATCCG AGACATGAACACTCCCTTCTCCATGTGGACTAAGGAGCAGGTCTGTGGCTGGCTGGAGGACTATGGTCTGGGACAGTATGTGAACCTGGCCAGGCTGTGGGTCAACACTGGACAAACACTCCTTTCAGCCACTCCCCAGCAGTTAGAGAAG GAAATGGGAGTTAAGCATCCCCTGCACAGGAAGAAGTTACAACTGGCACTCCGGTCATTCAACTCAAAAGTGATTGAGAAGTCGTCAGAACTGGACCATATCTGGGTAACCC GTTGGCTTGATGATATTGGCTTGCCTCAGTACAAAGACCAGTTCAATGAAGGAAGAGTCGATGGGAGAATGATTCAGTATCTGACCGTG AACAACCTCCTATTCCTCAAAGTCACCAGCCAACTCCACCACCTCAGCATCAAGTGTGCCATCCATGTCCTCCATTTGAACAAATTCAACCCCCACTGCCTGAGACGCAGGCCTGGAGATGAG AATAAGACTTCTCCTGCAGAGGTGGCGCAGTGGTCTAACCACCGCGTTATGGAGTGGCTTCGCTCGGTGGACCTGGCGGAGTATGCCCCTAACCTCAGGGGCAGTGGCGTGCATGGTGGGCTGATC ATCTTGGAGCCGCGTTTTAACTCAGAGACCCTGGCCATGCTCTTGAACATTCCCACACAGAAAACGCTCCTTCGACGACACCTGGCAACCAATTTCAGCTCACTGGTGGGCCCTCAGGCCCAGCAGGAGAAGCGAGAGTGCTTAGGCACCTCCGGATACACCCCCCTCACCACTACGGCCAAAGTCCGG CCAAAGAAGCTGGGGTTCACCTCCTTCGGACATCTGAGGAGAAAGAAGCTGGATGACTCCACGGACTACATTTGCCCCCTGGATACCCCTCTTCAGCCCCTAAACGGGGCCGTCCAGTCCTTCTCAGGGTTCAGGGGACTGAGCCCCATCTTAGACAAGGACCGTGAGAAGAAGGACCAGGTTGGGCAAAAGAGCGGACGTCACCCAGCCTCAGGCCATCGTAGCTGA
- the ppfibp2a gene encoding liprin-beta-2 isoform X1 → MASDASHMLEAALEQMDDLIAGSKAAAELGGGLHAGPQQVLRLAEELRATLETQAVDGDRASLRRQLPNNTAQILLQWLERGTVDLQLPVNNETYQERLSRLEGDKESLVLQVSVLTEQVEAQGEKIRDLESSLDEHQHKLSCTEEMLQEELLSRTSLETEKLDLVDEVSHLKLKLVGMEDPPSEGDSKQHKAECVVNLISELQEQMCKFQLEISSRIQEKRALEKQATDISLQEAHLSPSPDLGSPEDRCRCRDENGLLTELKELKIKVDALQEEKFQYEKKLKATKAEISKLQQLLADKDAEITCLQRQLSTRGPASAVSPEKDQEMQRLRIGMETLQAENQEKGRRIDELTFLLSQYRKAKEVPHNQVSGARILSANSRDTPQSEMSSTGSSPLLVSSASFQKELDSSFRMSPSNTSTQNGQRMPPRTLSSSLEDLQSGSRKKHAVEEPVEPVVSAETPQINDSDKCQTLPGKVSRPFQNGKREKHSTPIQKSPNQSFALRKAEKMEETTFSDPSLPSAGIDSKQQSPATPDNRKQHKGLHKFWGKVRRSPSGFVPMDDLEPGEFLRGGVRATASPRLTLTGDASSIRDMNTPFSMWTKEQVCGWLEDYGLGQYVNLARLWVNTGQTLLSATPQQLEKEMGVKHPLHRKKLQLALRSFNSKVIEKSSELDHIWVTRWLDDIGLPQYKDQFNEGRVDGRMIQYLTVNNLLFLKVTSQLHHLSIKCAIHVLHLNKFNPHCLRRRPGDENKTSPAEVAQWSNHRVMEWLRSVDLAEYAPNLRGSGVHGGLIILEPRFNSETLAMLLNIPTQKTLLRRHLATNFSSLVGPQAQQEKRECLGTSGYTPLTTTAKVRPKKLGFTSFGHLRRKKLDDSTDYICPLDTPLQPLNGAVQSFSGFRGLSPILDKDREKKDQVGQKSGRHPASGHRS, encoded by the exons ATGGCATCAGATGCAAGCCACATGCTGGAGGCTGCCCTGGAACAAATGGATGACCTCATTGCTG GGTCCAAGGCCGCGGCGGAGCTGGGCGGGGGCCTGCACGCCGGACCCCAGCAGGTGCTGCGGCTGGCCGAGGAGCTGCGGGCCACCCTGGAGACGCAGGCCGTCGACGGGGACAGGGCGTCACTGCGGAGGCAGCTCCCAAACAACACCGCCCAGATCCTCCTGCAGTGGCTGGAGAGGGGAACG GTAGACCTCCAGCTGCCAGTGAACAATGAGACTTATCAAGAGCGCCTGTCACGTTTAGAGGGTGACAAAGAGTCACTGGTTCTTCAGGTGAG CGTACTCACAGAGCAGGTGGAGGCTCAGGGGGAGAAGATCCGGGACCTGGAGAGCTCTCTGGATGAGCACCAACACAAGCTCAGCTGCACTGAGGAAATGCTACAGGAG GAGCTGCTCAGTCGGACGTCGTTGGAGACGGAGAAGCTGGATCTCGTGGATGAGGTTTCCCATCTGAAGCTGAAGCTCGTGGGCATGGAGGACCCTCCTAGCGAAGGAGACAGCAAGCAGCACAAAGCCGAG TGTGTAGTCAATCTGATCAGTGAGCTCCAGGAGCAGATGTGTAAGTTTCAGCTGGAGATCAGTAGCAGGATCCAGGAGAAAAGGGCCCTGGAAAAGCAGGCCACTGACATTAGCCTGCAGGAAGCCCACCTGAGCCCAAGCCCTGACCTCGGCAGTCCTGAGGACCGCTGTCGCTGTAGAGATGAGAAC GGCCTTTTGACAGAATTAAAAGAGCTGAAGATTAAAGTTGATGCTCTGCAAGAGGAGAAATTTCAGTATGAGAAGAAACTGAAGGCTACGAAG GCAGAAATCTCAAAGCTGCAGCAGCTTCTGGCTGATAAAGATGCAGAAATCACCTGTCTGCAGAGGCAACTCTCAACAAGAGGCCCTGCATCCGCCGTCAGCCCGGAGAAAG atcaGGAAATGCAGAGGTTGAGAATAGGAATGGAGACATTGCAAGCAGAAAATCAAGAAAAG GGTCGTCGTATTGATGAGCTTACATTCCTTTTAAGCCAGTACAGAAAGGCTAAAGAAGTCCCACATAATCAAG TCTCTGGTGCAAGGATTCTCTCTGCCAACAGCCGTGACACGCCGCAATCAGAG ATGTCCTCCACGGGTTCCTCTCCCTTACTGGTCTCCTCAGCATCCTTTCAGAAGGAGTTAGACTCCAG CTTCAGGATGTCCCCTagcaacacaagcacacagaacGGACAACG gATGCCACCAAGGACACTATCAAGTAGTTTGGAGGATTTACAGAGTGGATCAAGGAAAAAG CATGCAGTGGAGGAACCAGTAGAACCTGTTGTGTCAGCAGAG ACTCCACAAATCAATGACAGTGACAAGTGCCAAACCTTGCCAGGAAAGGTATCCAGACCCTTTCAAAacggaaagagagaaaaacactcaacaccaaTTCAGAAGTCTCCCAATCAGAGCTTTGCCCTAA GAAAGGCAGAGAAGATGGAGGAGACCACTTTCTCTGACCCCTCTCTGCCTTCGGCCGGCATTGATTCAAAGCAGCAGTCTCCAGCCACTCCTGACAACCGGAAGCAACATAAGGGACTCCACAAGTTCTGGGGGAA GGTTAGGAGGAGTCCTTCAGGATTTGTGCCGATGGATGACCTGGAGCCCGGGGAGTtcctgagggggggggtgcgAGCCACAGCGAGCCCACGTCTGACCCTAACCGGCGACGCAAGTTCAATCCG AGACATGAACACTCCCTTCTCCATGTGGACTAAGGAGCAGGTCTGTGGCTGGCTGGAGGACTATGGTCTGGGACAGTATGTGAACCTGGCCAGGCTGTGGGTCAACACTGGACAAACACTCCTTTCAGCCACTCCCCAGCAGTTAGAGAAG GAAATGGGAGTTAAGCATCCCCTGCACAGGAAGAAGTTACAACTGGCACTCCGGTCATTCAACTCAAAAGTGATTGAGAAGTCGTCAGAACTGGACCATATCTGGGTAACCC GTTGGCTTGATGATATTGGCTTGCCTCAGTACAAAGACCAGTTCAATGAAGGAAGAGTCGATGGGAGAATGATTCAGTATCTGACCGTG AACAACCTCCTATTCCTCAAAGTCACCAGCCAACTCCACCACCTCAGCATCAAGTGTGCCATCCATGTCCTCCATTTGAACAAATTCAACCCCCACTGCCTGAGACGCAGGCCTGGAGATGAG AATAAGACTTCTCCTGCAGAGGTGGCGCAGTGGTCTAACCACCGCGTTATGGAGTGGCTTCGCTCGGTGGACCTGGCGGAGTATGCCCCTAACCTCAGGGGCAGTGGCGTGCATGGTGGGCTGATC ATCTTGGAGCCGCGTTTTAACTCAGAGACCCTGGCCATGCTCTTGAACATTCCCACACAGAAAACGCTCCTTCGACGACACCTGGCAACCAATTTCAGCTCACTGGTGGGCCCTCAGGCCCAGCAGGAGAAGCGAGAGTGCTTAGGCACCTCCGGATACACCCCCCTCACCACTACGGCCAAAGTCCGG CCAAAGAAGCTGGGGTTCACCTCCTTCGGACATCTGAGGAGAAAGAAGCTGGATGACTCCACGGACTACATTTGCCCCCTGGATACCCCTCTTCAGCCCCTAAACGGGGCCGTCCAGTCCTTCTCAGGGTTCAGGGGACTGAGCCCCATCTTAGACAAGGACCGTGAGAAGAAGGACCAGGTTGGGCAAAAGAGCGGACGTCACCCAGCCTCAGGCCATCGTAGCTGA